The Chryseobacterium nakagawai genome has a segment encoding these proteins:
- a CDS encoding helix-turn-helix domain-containing protein, whose protein sequence is MHYHHKISFLIFNLFFFFLNAQELQSLSYKTISDLYENYPENDSRAMVFVNKYIEKAKKENNWKKQIIGYEDALYYTEDINRKLSYADSAIVMAFKSSDRDIISRAYLGKGIIYYYNKRQYKYALEQYLRAYQFSRNSSNDYLINKIDYHLGMVKSYLGYYEEAAVHFRNTTKYFEEHMKENLHPNIRLNNESGYFNSIYRLSNCYENLRLYNKEDSLISIGLKKLKNINEHLLEYGYFQKGKGVQLLRKGNTDEALKHLKLSRDILVNNQDYNSLTAVYFYLGKLYWLKGNRAESLVYLNKVDSMINKVQFTTPEIRSSYKYLITDATENGSLGKRLYYSDQFLLTNSTLNVDFAMLSSKIHEEYDTERLLEEKQLWENKLHNDFYFLIATPVVIFLLFFLVIRLRNRENKFPGKFIKLWKKFRKYYFFLIANKKTSEKKKTHSPEIIEDIKEKLKKFEEDKRFLDKNLTLPMVAKMFGRTHSQLSYVLNEHLNVSFTQYLKVLRIGYITNLLVENKMYLQYKVENLAHECGMSSRQLFSTHFFEINGIRPIEFIKNRMKEIGEN, encoded by the coding sequence ATGCATTATCATCATAAGATTTCATTTCTGATTTTTAATTTGTTCTTCTTTTTTCTTAATGCCCAGGAATTACAAAGTTTATCATACAAGACGATTTCAGACTTGTATGAAAACTATCCTGAAAACGATTCAAGGGCAATGGTTTTTGTGAATAAGTATATAGAAAAAGCAAAAAAAGAAAATAATTGGAAAAAGCAGATTATAGGGTATGAAGATGCCTTATACTACACCGAAGACATAAATCGCAAATTGTCTTATGCCGACAGTGCTATAGTGATGGCATTCAAATCAAGTGACCGTGATATCATTTCAAGGGCATACCTCGGAAAAGGCATTATCTACTATTATAACAAGAGACAATATAAATATGCTTTGGAGCAATACCTCAGGGCTTATCAATTTTCTCGGAATTCAAGCAACGATTATCTGATAAATAAAATAGACTATCATCTCGGGATGGTAAAAAGTTATTTGGGCTACTACGAAGAAGCTGCAGTTCACTTTAGAAATACGACGAAGTATTTTGAGGAACATATGAAAGAAAACCTTCACCCAAACATCAGGTTGAATAATGAGTCAGGCTATTTTAATAGCATTTACCGCCTGAGTAATTGTTATGAAAATCTTCGTTTATACAACAAGGAAGATTCATTGATTAGTATCGGGTTAAAAAAATTGAAAAACATCAATGAGCATTTACTTGAATATGGTTACTTTCAAAAAGGGAAAGGTGTACAACTTTTAAGAAAAGGGAACACCGATGAAGCACTTAAACATTTGAAACTTTCACGTGATATTTTGGTCAATAATCAGGATTATAACTCATTAACCGCTGTTTATTTTTACTTAGGGAAACTGTATTGGCTCAAAGGAAACAGAGCAGAATCACTGGTTTATCTGAATAAGGTGGACTCTATGATTAACAAGGTTCAATTTACTACTCCCGAAATCCGGTCAAGTTATAAGTACCTCATTACGGATGCAACAGAGAACGGTAGTTTGGGTAAGCGACTGTATTATAGTGACCAGTTTTTACTAACGAATTCAACCTTGAATGTTGATTTTGCAATGTTGTCTTCAAAAATCCACGAAGAATATGATACGGAAAGATTATTAGAAGAAAAACAATTATGGGAGAATAAACTGCATAATGATTTTTACTTTCTAATTGCTACGCCAGTTGTGATTTTTCTTCTATTTTTTTTAGTAATCAGACTGCGTAATAGAGAAAATAAATTTCCTGGAAAATTTATTAAACTATGGAAAAAGTTCAGGAAGTATTATTTTTTTCTAATTGCAAACAAAAAAACTTCTGAAAAGAAAAAAACACACAGTCCCGAAATCATTGAAGATATTAAAGAAAAACTCAAAAAGTTTGAAGAAGACAAACGATTTCTTGACAAAAACCTGACTTTACCAATGGTTGCAAAAATGTTTGGCAGAACACACTCCCAACTATCTTATGTACTGAATGAACATCTGAATGTTTCTTTCACGCAGTATCTAAAGGTTTTACGAATCGGATATATTACCAATCTTCTTGTGGAAAATAAAATGTATCTGCAGTACAAAGTTGAAAACCTGGCTCACGAATGTGGAATGTCTAGCCGACAATTATTCTCAACCCATTTTTTCGAAATTAACGGAATAAGACCGATAGAATTTATAAAGAACAGGATGAAGGAAATCGGTGAAAATTGA
- a CDS encoding MauE/DoxX family redox-associated membrane protein, with protein MKKAKTRIVEFISYFFILLFCYAGISKIMDFENFQVQISESPLLSSYAGFIPFAIIILELIIAGLLCYRKTRNIGLIGSFVLMLIFTGYIFYIIQTSENLPCSCGGILEKMSWHQHLIFNIGCVVLSVIALGLNLRYSRPAE; from the coding sequence ATGAAAAAAGCCAAAACAAGAATCGTAGAATTCATCAGCTACTTTTTTATACTGCTGTTTTGTTACGCCGGGATAAGTAAAATAATGGATTTTGAAAATTTTCAGGTTCAGATTTCGGAATCACCTTTATTAAGTTCATATGCTGGATTCATACCTTTTGCAATCATTATTCTGGAATTGATCATTGCTGGATTATTATGTTATCGGAAGACCAGAAATATAGGATTGATTGGAAGTTTTGTTTTGATGCTGATTTTCACTGGATACATTTTTTACATAATTCAAACCTCTGAAAATCTTCCTTGTTCCTGTGGAGGAATTTTGGAAAAAATGAGCTGGCATCAGCACTTAATTTTTAATATTGGATGTGTCGTTCTTTCCGTTATCGCTTTAGGTTTAAATCTAAGATACAGCAGGCCTGCTGAATAA
- a CDS encoding RagB/SusD family nutrient uptake outer membrane protein, whose protein sequence is MRKIKILLISLSLILTSYGCNDFLDEKSDLKLATPDRLEDNQMLLNNYGFLNVDFASSGETSSDDHYLTDADYNGLSFEATKRLHIWMPDNVASPISSGNDWSTCYRSIYVCNAVLFNMQDKNFTGEQADNIRGQALALRAFRYLDAAQIWCKAYNPQTAGTDLGLPLRLDPDMNIPSVRSTVKQTYDQIITDLQTAIPLLLPKQISGMRISRAAAYGLLARTYLFMGDYDNALKNTEQALNINNDLMDFNTLNPNTDYPIEELNKEILLWTAMGYESHLIPAKIPDHIYQMYDNNDLRKTVFFNKNTANEVLFKGYYNNVNGPIVSVATDELYLMAAECNVRLNKIQEGMSYLNNLLVKRWKTGTYIPMTANLQTEALNIILKERRKELLIRGLRWSDLKRYNRDGANITLTRTVNGQTYTLPPNDLRYAIAIPEDIIMLTGMPQNPR, encoded by the coding sequence ATGAGAAAAATTAAAATACTATTAATATCATTATCATTAATTCTGACCTCGTATGGATGCAATGATTTTTTAGACGAAAAATCTGACCTGAAGCTGGCGACTCCCGATAGATTGGAGGACAACCAGATGCTTCTCAATAATTACGGTTTCCTCAATGTTGACTTTGCTTCGAGTGGAGAAACGAGTTCGGATGATCACTATCTTACAGATGCGGATTACAATGGTTTGAGCTTCGAGGCGACCAAGCGTCTTCATATATGGATGCCGGATAATGTGGCGAGTCCCATCTCATCAGGAAACGATTGGTCTACCTGCTATAGGAGCATCTATGTATGTAATGCGGTATTGTTCAATATGCAGGATAAGAACTTCACAGGTGAACAGGCAGATAATATCAGAGGACAAGCATTAGCACTTCGGGCTTTCCGGTATCTTGACGCAGCTCAGATCTGGTGTAAGGCTTATAATCCTCAAACCGCCGGAACAGATTTAGGACTTCCACTAAGATTAGACCCTGATATGAATATCCCTTCGGTGCGTTCAACAGTCAAGCAGACCTATGATCAGATCATCACTGACCTGCAAACCGCAATACCTCTGCTTTTACCTAAGCAGATTTCCGGAATGAGGATATCGAGAGCGGCAGCCTATGGCTTGTTAGCCCGTACCTATTTATTTATGGGAGATTATGACAATGCCCTTAAGAATACAGAACAAGCACTAAACATCAATAACGACCTTATGGATTTTAATACCCTCAATCCTAATACTGATTATCCCATTGAGGAATTAAATAAGGAAATCCTTTTATGGACAGCTATGGGATATGAATCTCATCTGATTCCGGCAAAGATTCCCGATCACATTTACCAGATGTATGATAACAATGACTTACGAAAAACCGTTTTTTTCAATAAGAATACTGCTAATGAAGTTCTATTCAAAGGCTATTACAACAATGTCAATGGGCCAATTGTAAGTGTGGCAACCGATGAACTTTATCTTATGGCAGCAGAATGTAATGTAAGATTGAATAAGATTCAGGAAGGTATGAGTTATCTCAATAACCTGCTTGTGAAAAGATGGAAAACAGGAACTTATATCCCGATGACCGCCAATTTACAGACAGAGGCTTTGAATATTATTTTAAAAGAAAGAAGAAAAGAACTCTTGATTCGAGGACTAAGATGGTCTGATCTAAAAAGGTACAATCGTGATGGTGCGAATATTACGCTTACCAGAACTGTTAATGGGCAAACCTACACTTTACCACCTAATGATCTGAGATATGCTATCGCTATTCCCGAAGATATTATTATGCTTACAGGAATGCCACAGAATCCAAGATAA